tATTGACATTCAAAACTGAAATTGCAGCTTATACAGCTATGCTGTTTCTGGTATCTGCAAAAGAAATCATTTTAATCTCAATTCCTGCATCAGATAAATGCTTCAAGGATGAAAAAGGCACTGGTAACTAGACAAATATGCACAAAAAGTGCTTACATTTAGATTTAGATACAAAACAACTACAGGATATCAAAACAACAacacacaataataatacataCTGTTCATCAGATAAGACGGTGACAAATAGCTGAATTAGCGCATTCAAAATCACGGACAGTTGCCACTAGTTGGGTGTAGAACACAAAATATCACAAAGCCCATCCATCCATGCAAAATTGGCAAGGAAAAACCAAGACTACTCATTTAGTTCAAGTACagaacatgcaagacacaagtCGTCCAAATACCACACAAAAGATATAAAAACACATGatgcaaataaattaaatcaaacaaacaaaagttcAAATCCATTTAGCAAAAAGCATCagtcaacaaaaatttcataaatatcaAGAGCAACCAAAACCATCTCTTCTTCAGCAATCTGACAACATCAAAACATGACACCAAATAGAAGCCATTAgcacaaaaatatacaaaaatcaGGAAGGACAGACATCAACAAAACATGCATAAGTAAACAAGCATGCAATAAACAAAAGTCACAAATCAGAAGGGTTATCTCACTTCATCGTCATCTTCAAACTCCCCATCATCTTCGACCCCCATCTCATCCTCCCCAGTCTCCCCATTATCATCCTCATCCCCATCCTCCTCCCCCTGCTCATGCCCATCAATCTCCCCCTCAGTACTCGTCAGCCTCCCGGTACTCTCGGGTTCCGCAAAATCACCCTCGTCGTTATccacctcttcctcctcctcatcaTCATCCTCGTCATCGTCCTCGTCATCGTACTCCTCCACTCCATCCTCATCATCACTATCTTCAATCTCATGAACCTCCACCACATCATCGTCATCCCCCTCCTCCTCATCAATCTCCTCCCCGGAATCATCCTCGTCATCCTCCTCCTCCACGTCGTCACCCTCGACGGGCGCAACCCGAAAACCGTTCTCCCGGTGGCCCTCCCCATTAACAACCATCCGCCTCGACGACTCCGTCTCCTCCTCATCCGCGTCACTCTCCTCCTCATCATCAGCATCAACAACACCATCAGCGCCCTCACTGTGCCCATTGTTAATCCCAAACGGACGATCCTCCTCACCTCCGTCAATCTCGCCGCTCCCGGGGTCATCCTCTTCtaactcctcctcctcctcctcgtcCTCATCCTCGTCCTCGTCGTCACTCTCGGGCCTCTCGTTCTCCTCCGCATCCATCTTGTCCAAGTACTTCAACGACTTGATCAACCCGAAAACCCTAGATCGATAGTCCTTCACGCGCGTCACGGGGCACTCGTACAGATCCAGCGAGACCAGCTTCACCTGCGCGAGGGGCGCGAGATCCTCAATGTACTGAATCCGATTGTTCGACAAATCGAGGTCGCGCAGCGAATCCAGCCCCGCCTGCACGAGAAACTCCAGCCCGCCGGCGATCCGGTTGTCGGAGAGGTTCAGCTTCTGCAAATTCCTCAGCCGCGGAAACTGCTCCAGCGACGAAACGCCGACGTTCGCTATCGATAGGTGCTGCAGGTTCTGGAACCGCTCCAGAAGGCTCGGCGGAGGTAACCGCCCCTGCACGCACTTAACGGCGCCGTCTAGGGTTAGCGTCCGCGCCGCCGCGTGGTCCTTCTCGCCGTCCAACGCCGTTTCCATAGCTCTCTCCCAGATCTCGTCCATCAAATACGATATCCTATGTCTCATACAAAACGACACCGTCTTAAAGCCCCCCCAACGCTTGTTTTAAGTATCGCCTCCGTTAACCAGTGGCATGAGAGTGGTGCGAGCGAACACACACACCAAACGCGTTTTTTGTTTCGAAattggattgaattgaaaaacagAAAACCCGAGTGAGTTCTGGTGACGATGGTTTTTGGAGAGTTTTTTAGGTTtgtgtttctctctctaaagtgttgttttataaatttctctctctctctctctctcggcAAGGCGAATGGGAGGATAaacctcttttcttttctttctttctccttgTGACTGGGCAAACGGGCTCGGGGTTTGGGTCTGACCTAGGGTTCAGGTGGGTCGAGCCTTTGTGGTTCGGGGCGTTTTGTCTTGTAGCGAATGGAACCGTTGGATTGGGTGCGACGGGGATCGGTGACGTGGAGGAAATGGACGGTTCAGATTGGGGTTTCTGTGTTTGTTTTCGACAAGGGTGAAGCGCGTATTGGACTGGCCATTTTCGAACACGTCATGGATTATGTAAATATCGGAAAAAGGCTTGATATTTGCATCTTTTTGAGACGGGATTTACCGAAATGCCACGCATGCGGAGTGTGAACTGCGTGAACCGGATATGGACGAAATCAATAATATTCATGACTTTCCAAATTCCATTTCCCAATTTCATATTAGAGTAATTTTAGGGGGGTGGATTTATTATTAGTActacattttattaaaaaggcGGAAAATTATGAGTGTAATATTATTCTATTAAAGGGAAGAAACAGATTCATGtttcaaaaacatgtaaattgaatttttattgtgaatatgaaaattttgtccGTGAATAATCTATTAGTACATCGataatcattcaaaatctaacttaaaaaaaattataagaaaaatattgttgTATTAAATATGGAATGAgacttatatatttaataaggtgtaatatattttaatattttaaaattggtaTAAGTTTGGATttagtttcttaaatttaaatttgatgtttttaatcctcCTACTCAAACATACTCTTCTATTCTCTTttctaagttaaaaataataatttcatacttattaagaaaattatttaatttcattaaattatgttatttttaattaaaaaataaatatttttactaaacTACCCTTCAttagaatttgatattaaacataaattatctattaaataaaagtattttaaacatAGTCTCattaaatgaatcaaaagtaattaaaatttgtttataagaaaacaaaaaaaattatttttgtaaaaatccaactcaaatcaacttgatcataaaTGAGTTAATTTGGGTTCATCAATCAAGTCTgatcattataattaattttaaattttctaaagGCGAAATAGAAATAAGAGATaagaaaatagttaaaattatcttgaaactaattactttgatattgatatgattcttgttatttataaaatcacaataaaaaatcaaaatgaacaattgaaaattttaggattgagatttgatattttacatattaataaaatagagtttagcACTTGATTTCATTTAAGCATCTAAATGAGTGAGTGAACTgttataaaatacatttaattttgtaatttaaaaatacatatatgaataaataaatagatgatAATTTCAATCATATGTCAACAAATTGGGTTtgcaagtttaaaaaataaaatgtgtaaCCTAACTTATACATGAACATGTTTGAACAAGTTAGGTTAGGTTTGActcaaatactaaaaaaataaaatcaaaagtgaTTAGGTTGATCTAGGTCAAATCAAGTTTCGAGTTATTTGTACTCATGAACACCCATAGCTTGGGCAAAGGAGCTaaaataaacctttttttttcaaattataaggactaaaaagataaattttaaatttagaatacctaaaataaatttacccTAAATATGACTTTGAATATGGATGTTTGGCGGGGGGCGGGGGGGGAGGGTGAAGAACCCAACTCATCAGTCTGTTGTGGCCCGTCCCGCCTAACCTGTTAGCCCAACGAACCAATGGTGGGGCGAGACAATGAGCAATCACATAAGTGAGTTTGACATTATactttaacccaaaaccttaaaatttagatttatgggtatatacttgtttatgtggaatttcacctcacacttgtactccaacCATCTCTCCCTCAAGAGTGAGTCTTTTTCACATGGTAGTCTCTCCCTCGAACATGCTCTAATACATTGCACTGCCACTACTCCTATGGGATCCAATGCCTAGCATTCATGCATGGGCTCATCCATTATGAAGATTTTCAATACAAGGGATCTCCATGCCCATGGATCCACCACTGTCATTTACTCATTTGACTCAGTCACTAAGTTAAACCATTAActttgataccaattgttgtgcAATCGTAGGGGTAAACACCAGGGAGATATACACCAATGGGCCATGAGCAACCACATAAGTGAGCTTGACATCATattttaacccaaaaccttaagactCAAGTTTATAGGTCTTATCCTCACTTATATAGTGTTCAACCTTCTCATTCCTATTAGATGTGGGACTTTATCTCATATTTGTACTCCAACAAATTGTAAGATAAATATTTGGGATTTTATTGAAATAAGAGGTGCATTTGTTTATCCTCATTTGAAAATAGGTCAAGGGGTTCAGACATAAGAGGATGcaaaatataaaactttaaaatatatatatgcaaatttattaaaatgaagGGTACATTGTCCACCTTCTTTAATAAATAGGTCTACCACTGGTAGAAGCATTAAAAGCTCGAACACTAACTAGTATGAAAGCATTAATAGATAACAATTTATGTTCCCTACGCCTCAACTTCTGAAAAGTTAAAGAAACTAGTAAGGATAAGTGTCTtggttttgttttctattttttttttcaatctataaAATTTTTACTAATGATTACTAAAATGCTATGTTATTttgtattcttttcttgctttcacaattttgttaaagaaatataaaatatgtttaatcaTAACAAAATATTGTTTTCACCATTCCTTTCACAAAATCTTGATAAACAGAAACAAGCTTTGAAATCTACAATATCAAATAACTTACCTTTCCTCATCACCCAAAATATTTAAACAGAGAAAAACACTAAACCAACGTACCAAGATCATTAAAACTTTACAAGtgaatttatttctaatttatcaACCATACCCAAACTTCCATGTACTTATGATCCCCATATTGTTCATACAAACAAGTTTAGACCTAAAACTCATtacttgaaagaaaaaattgaaaaatactcTATTGTTGAATGTCCTTAAGATGTTCAGGCAAGGAAGACAGTTAATTCACATTATAATATATCACCAAGATTATGCAGACTACCCTAATTTACAATTACAATTTATAGTTTGTTTTCTATAAACACTTTCAACCTTGAGAATCATGATGATCACACTACCTAAATTAACCAATGATAATAGAAAAAAGAGTCAATTGAATCAAGTACTATAAAGCTCCTACTACTACGGGTATATTGTATAGGCAACCTTACTTTGCATTTACAAGAGCTTGATTCCTCAACCTTGAACCTGTCACCTTCCTAGTCACATGGCAGCTACTCTAAGTGTTGCACCAAGGATCCCCTTTAACTTCAAcaagtaaataatataaaatgacaaaagtGGAAAATCTAGTTCTACAATGCCAATTTAATAATTAGTTGCTCAATAACAAGAATTCAATCTCAACAATTATCAATATTCTTTCTCTTGTCAATTCTTTTTCCAAACAATCTAACCTCCTAACCACACATCATTTCCACATTATCTTAATTGTATCACCCAAGTCTATAATCCACACTATCCAATTTTACTTCTTCCTGCTATACTGAATGGGATTCAATCCTTATATGAGTGGGAAAGGGAAGGCCTACACATTTGCCTCCTAGTTcctatttcaattttcaacaatGTCATGCTCAATTTTTTCAAACCCATTAGCAAGCATATCGTTGTAGTAGCCAATTTTGCAAACATAGCAATATCTTTGTTAAAACAACAGGGCCACATATGGACATTCAATTTGCATCTTTGCAAAGCCAAGAGTGGAAGATAATTGAAAATGGCACAAATCATATTAGAATTGAATTTTTGCAAGACAAGGAACAAAATTTGTAACCAAGCCAAAAAGTTTTTGATAACCGTAAAatatgagctattttttataataaaaatatattgaaaatatctttaaaaatatttatttaatagttatttttggcttaaatgttaggaattgatattttcttatttatgacttgcaGATATCAAAAAGGGGcattaaaagcaaaaaagatttaaaaaatataaaaaatatgaataagaaatattttaggCATCAAGTCCAAGTCCACTCCAACAACTATATGAAGggagtcaagccaaggagaaAAGAAACCACACCGAGTCTCAGAGCACTCTAATATACACCTAAAGCCTAAAAACTTCTCCTTAGgaaattctttcttctctttcatcattttctattcCTTTTTTCCATCTTTTCTCCTTCGTCAATTCTTATACCCCTTTTCTAGTATAAAGCCCATTatggctatgagaggctaaacccttagttGGGTCTAACAGGTCTAAAAagccaaaagatgtattgtacacttcatatttatcaatgcaaacaagtgttttctttcctattatcctttcttacttttaatttcatgcatcattCATCATTGCATCATCTTTGGGGGTTAGATGCTCGACAGAggtaatccttaatagaaatacAAGGAAGGTCTTGTATACATCTGTTTTAGGAATTAGTCACTCAACAAagggtaatttctaataaaactaaaagaaaggggtatcttaataaaatcattgttagacatagagtgattgcattatgtcCATGCATCAAAGTAagcatctagaattagaacttcatgcattttatctattgactctttacaaaaatatttgagaCATCAGGGACAAGTATTCTAATAAATGTGGCTAGGATAAATTCACCtgattgatagagaaaaatcacaaataatacCTCTTAGGTAAATAAGGCATGCTAGGTCTTAACATTCCCATCTCATTGAATTCCCtactatttcttttgttttatattaatagttattattttataccctattcttttaaatttatcttttatacatcatcttatctttttctcttataatttgaaaattatccaacacaaatacaaaataaagtaCCTATGGAAATTGACAATTGAACTTTCGAGTATTTTACTACTTGAgacaaattggtacacttgtcaaACCGTTTTGCAAAAACTTGTTAATGGTttgacaagtgtaccaatttgtctcaagtagtaaagtactcagAAGCGGAACCTGAAGCCAAACAGCCTGATCCCACACCCAGGTTCCTCCTCCGTCATTGCCACCATGTCACTATCTCCGACAACAACCTCACCATAAAATGGAACCCGAAGCCAAACCCACGATTCGGCACAATGCATGTCAACAATAATCTGCAAATaaactcaattttgttttttctcccAAACATAGATCACATGCATTGCATTTTTCACTCCATGAATGGAAGGTGGATTTGTTGGGGCTCGACCCTGGACAAAAGAGACCTCGTCAAAGAACACTATGAGTTGGAACGATGGTTGAAGAAGGGAAGAGAAAGGGATTCTGATCTCATAGTATTGGTTTGCCTTCGAGTTGTTAGTCCATGAAGTCGATGGGGTTGTTGGTGTTGGAGAAAGTGAAGGTGGTGAagagatgaagaaaaaatacGTCGCTATCGGAAATCTCCTCTGGCAATAACGACGGTTGTCTTTAGAGAGGTTACTAGTGGGGTTAGGGATCTAGTGCCAAAGGACCTATACTAATAAAGCTAATCTAATGGTTAAAAATCTTGGTCCATTTTGGACAACTTATGATATTGATCCACCGAAACAATGGCCTTAAACTCAATCCAAGTTTTACATTACAAGATCACACTTAATAAACAAGAAACACAAATAAATCCAATCTATTATTCGAATTGTATAGTATAGtggaaattttaattagaaggAGAAGATGTAACAATTGTAGAATGTGTAACAGAAGGcaattgaagatcgaagaagtGCAGAAATGTGTTAGCGATCTCAACAATGGTAATATCTCTAACCTCCATGACATAGCTGGTCAAATCCTTATAGGCAGCCTTGAAGGCTTTCTTCCAAAACCGTGGCAACCTGATCCCACAATTATTTGTGTACATGTCCCCCATGTGCCTCACCACCTTCTCTCTCTcctacatttcttgcacttaaGATCCCACGTCAACTAATGATATGACCAAATTAAAGTAGATAAATGAAAACAACCATAGTCCTCGTCTTATGAGTCGGTTTTATATGATTGAATTAGGCCCAAGCCTAAATTCTATAAGGAAAAACTTACGAGGATGTTGAGGTGGTCTTCAAGGGGCACGTGGAGGTTGTGGGAGAAAATGTTAAGTGTGTTGGACTAGCAAAGAGAAACTGTGCCAGTGAACATGGACCAGAATGCGAGGAGCAACATGGCCAACTAGCGCCTTGAATTTGTAATTGCCTTGTCCAAATAAACCAAAGGCATGCCCTTGGAAGAGATTGAGatggttttcaacaaaaaaaatccagTGGGAAAAATGTAGCAATAGAACATGGTCCAAGATAGAAAGTGTAGTGTGTTATATCAATTAAGATAATTTTgactaatatatattaattaggataattaagactattttaaatgaaaataatcaaattaatattaattaatataattgcaactaatatatattcttctttttctgcCACCCCCTCACACATCCTATTCTTGTGTGCATTTTGATGCCTATTACTagttcttttgaaaaagtttgccataaataatgaaaatatgaatGATGTTTTATTTACAAGAAAATAGGAAAGATGTTATAGATATGTTAAATTGTACTAAAATGCTATAATTAAGTTGGTTGAGTAAGGTGTGTGAATTATTGTAAACTCTCTGATATTTGTCTTCaattcttacaaataaaaaatatatatattaaattgtttatgtctttcttttatttttttaaattatttcttcatcttatttttattctcttattagatactttacttcttttttttatatatataacaaatgttGTCCAATATTTCAAGGGGAAAGGATTTTCTCCATTGAATTAACATGAGGGAGTAAAGTGCTTTCATCCCGTCCATTCATACATTTTAAACACAacttcataataatttttatgaaataaattaaataattttaatggttAAGATCTCATTTATCTAAAATGTTACTACAAAAGATCTCAACCTGTGTTTTAAAGGCATTAGTTTTTTCTTcgataaataaaatgtttaggTAGTTGGATTTTGAGGATTCACCAGGGTTACGATATGTCTCAAGATTCACTGAACACTTACAAAAATACTTATTGATCACTTACCAACAAGGTCCTCACATTAGCAATGGATTTAAACCAGCGTCCTTGTGGGATACAAGTCCGATCCTTACCAACTGGATCAATCTTTGTTAGCTTTAAGGGCATTAGTTAACGaagtaaaagagaaaagaatttTATTCGAATGTATTAAAATCTTCTTTGCTAGGATTTTTAAATGTGCTCtcatatgattaaaaataaaatctttattttcttaattgggTACTTTTTAGCAAGacatatttcttatttcttcccttaacattttcatttttcaataagTCGTTGGTCCAAATGATACTAGATTTGATTTCCTTAAATAAGATCTTAGATTCGAGTTatgtggatgaaaaaaaataattgtagtgAAATATCACATTAAAGATAGTTAGTCACCAAAAAGATTAATCATCACCGAAAATGATAAATACTCTGTACTAATgtcataatagaaaaaaaaaatattttcatttaacatGTCGATAAATACATTTTGTGCAGGGAGATGTTTCCTAGTTTAACAAATATGGGAATATAATTAAGTTGATCTATCAGGGACAAGTATTCTAATAAATGTGGCTAGGATAAATTCACCtgattgatagagaaaaatcacaaataatacCTCTTAGGTAAATAAGGCATGCTAGGTCTTAACATTCCCATCTCATTGAATTCCCTActatttctttgttttatattaatagttattattttataccctattcttttaaattatcttttatacatcatcttatctttttctcttataatttgaaattatccaacacaaatacaaaataaagtaCCTATGGAAATTGACAATTGAACTTTCGAGTATTTTACTACTTGAgacaaattggtacacttgtcaaACCGTTTGCAAAAACTTGTTAATGGTttgacaagtgtaccaatttgtctcaagtagtaaagtactcagAAGCGGAACCTGAAGCCAAACAGCCTGATCCCACACCAGGTTCCTCCTCCGTCATTGCCACCATGTCACTATCTCCGACAACAACCTCACCATAAATGGAACCCGAAGCCAACCCACGATTCGGCACAATGCATGTCAACAATAATCTGCAAATaaactcaattttgttttttctcccAAACATAGATCACATGCATTGCATTTTTCACTCCATGAATGGAAGGTGGATTTGTTGGGGCTCGACCCTGGACAAAAGAGACCTCGTCAAAGAACACTATGAGTTGGAACGATGGTTGAAGAAGGGAAGAGAAAGGGATTCTGATCTCATAGTATTGGTTTGCCTTCGAGTTGTTAGTCCATGAAGTCGATGGGGTTGTTGGTGTTGGAGAAAGTGAAGGTGGTGAAGAGATGAAGAAAAATACGTCGCTATCGGAAATCTCCTCTGGCAATAACGACGGTTGTCTTTAGAGAGGTTACTAGTGGGGTTAGGGATCTAGTGCCAAAGGACCTATACTAATAAAGCTAATCTAATGGTTAAAAATCTTGGTCCATTTTGGACAACTTATGATATTGATCCACCGAAACAATGGCCTTAAACTCAATCCAAGTTTTACATTACAAGATCACACTTAATAAACAAGAAACACAAATAAATCCAATCTATTATTCGAATTGTATAGTATAGtggaaattttaattagaaggAGAAGATGTAACAATTGTAGAATGTGTAACAGAAGGcaattgaagatcgaagaagtGCAGAAATGTGTTAGCGATCTCAACAATGGTAATATCTCTAACCTCCATGACATAGCTGGTCAAATCCTTATAGGCAGCCTTGAAGGCTTTCTTCCAAACCGTGGCAACCTGATCCCACAATTATTTGTGTACATGTCCCCATGTGCCTCACCACCTTCTCTCTCTcctacatttcttgcacttaaGATCCCACGTCAACTAATGATATGACCAAATTAAAGTAGATAAATGAAAACAACCATAGTCCTCGTCTTATGAGTCGGTTTTATATGATTGAATTAGGCCCAAGCCTAAATTCTATAAGGAAAAACTTACGAGGATGTTGAGGTGGTCTTCAAGGGGCACGTGGAGGTTGTGGGAGAAAATGTTAAGTGTGTTGGACTAGCAAAGAGAAACTGTGCCAGTGAACATGGACCAGAATGCGAGGAGCAACATGGCCAACTAGCGCCTTGAATTTGTAATTGCCTTGTCCAAATAAACCAAAGGCATGCCCTTGGAAGAGATTGAGatggttttcaacaaaaaaaatccagTGGGAAAAATGTAGCAATAGAACATGGTCCAAGATAGAAAGTGTAGTGTGTTATATCAATTAAGATAATTTTgactaatatatattaattaggataattaagactattttaaatgaaaataatcaaattaatattaattaatataattgcaactaatatatattcttctttttctgcCACCCCCTCACACATCCTATTCTTGTGTGCATTTTGATGCCTATTACTagttcttttgaaaaagtttgccataaataatgaaaatatgaatGATGTTTTATTTACAAGAAAATAGGAAAGATGTTATAGATATGTTAAATTGTACTAAAATGCTATAATTAAGTTGGTTGAGTAAGGTGTGTGAATTATTGTAAACTCTCTGATATTTGTCTTCaattcttacaaataaaaaatatatatattaaattgtttatgtctttcttttattttttaaattatttcttcatcttatttttattctcttattagatactttacttcttttttttatatatataacaaatgttGTCCAATATTTCAAGGGGAAAGGATTTTCTCCATTGAATTAACATGAGGGAGTAAAGTGCTTTCATCCCGTCCATTCATACATTTTAAACACAacttcataataatttttatgaaataaattaaataattttaatggttAAGATCTCATTTATCTAAAATGTTACTACAAAAGATCTCAACCTGTGTTTTAAAGGCATTAGTTTTTTCTTcgataaataaaatgtttaggTAGTTGGATTTTGAGGATTCACCAGGGTTACGATATGTCTCAAGATTCACTGAACACTTACAAAAATACTTATTGATCACTTACCAACAAGGTCCTCACATTAGCAATGGATTTAAACCAGCGTCCTTGTGGGATACAAGTCCGATCCTTACCAACTGGATCAATCTTTGTTAGCTTTAAGGGCATTAGTTAACGaagtaaaagagaaaagaatttTATTCGAATGTATTAAAATCTTCTTTGCTAGGATTTTTAAATGTGCTCtcatatgattaaaaataaaatctttattttcttaattgggTACTTTTTAGCAAGacatatttcttatttcttcccttaacattttcatttttcaataagTCGTTGGTCCAAATGATACTAGATTTGATTTCCTTAAATAAGATCTTAGATTCGAGTTAtgtggatgaaaaaaataattgtagtgAAATATCACATTAAAGATAGTTAGTCACCAAAAAAGATTAATCATCACCGAAAATGATAAATACTCTGTACTAATgtcataatagaaaaaaaaatattttcatttaacatGTCGATAAATACATTTTGTGCAGGGAGATGTTTCCTAGTTTAACAAATATGGGAATATAATTAAGTTGATCTAGGAGCTAGTTCAACATGATTGAGATTGCTAGATTATCCATATGCTTCAAGAAGGAAACTTTGTGCTGATTTTCTTGCAATAAAGTTGGGTTTAGATCCCCCCTACTTACTTTCTGATGTAACTGGGATTcattgatattataattttttattttctttgtttttttttctctttgtaaaaaaaaaaaatcatacagaaaattaattaattaaattagtaatGTGATACAATGTagtaacataatattttttgttattttgctattttttactt
The Glycine max cultivar Williams 82 chromosome 16, Glycine_max_v4.0, whole genome shotgun sequence genome window above contains:
- the LOC100783409 gene encoding acidic leucine-rich nuclear phosphoprotein 32-related protein — its product is MRHRISYLMDEIWERAMETALDGEKDHAAARTLTLDGAVKCVQGRLPPPSLLERFQNLQHLSIANVGVSSLEQFPRLRNLQKLNLSDNRIAGGLEFLVQAGLDSLRDLDLSNNRIQYIEDLAPLAQVKLVSLDLYECPVTRVKDYRSRVFGLIKSLKYLDKMDAEENERPESDDEDEDEDEEEEEELEEDDPGSGEIDGGEEDRPFGINNGHSEGADGVVDADDEEESDADEEETESSRRMVVNGEGHRENGFRVAPVEGDDVEEEDDEDDSGEEIDEEEGDDDDVVEVHEIEDSDDEDGVEEYDDEDDDEDDDEEEEEVDNDEGDFAEPESTGRLTSTEGEIDGHEQGEEDGDEDDNGETGEDEMGVEDDGEFEDDDEEEDYGAGYLVQPVGQSDALNAGGADVDGGNDDDGEEEDEVDDDDDDQVLPPPDSSHKRKRDDEEDVDDDDDVVAFTKSPKKHH